The following proteins come from a genomic window of Lycium ferocissimum isolate CSIRO_LF1 chromosome 4, AGI_CSIRO_Lferr_CH_V1, whole genome shotgun sequence:
- the LOC132052804 gene encoding V-type proton ATPase subunit a1-like isoform X2: protein MEYIDNMPSMDLMRSEKMTFVQLIIPAESAHRAVTYLGQLGLLQFRDLNAEKSPFQRTFVNQVKRCVEMSRKLRYFKDQIHKAGLLLPPLPASQPDIELEEIEIQLAEHEHELIEMNANSEKLRQSYNELLEFKMVLQKASGFLVSSSSHTTDREIELDENVYSNDNHADTVSLLEQEMRSELSNQSGVRFISGIICKSKVLQFERMLFRATRGNMLFNQAVADEEILDPSSNEMVEKIVFVVFFSGEQARTKILKICEAFGANCYPVPEDTTKRRQITQEVLSRLSELETTLHAGLHHRDKALTSIGYHLAKWINMVKTQKAVYDTLNMLNFDVTKKCLVGEGWCPIFAKTKIQEALQRATFDSSSQVGIIFHVMDAVESPPTYFRTNRFTNAFQEIVDAYGVAKYEEANPAVYTIVTFPFLFAVMFGDWGHGICLLLGALVLIARESKLSSQKLGSFMEMLFGGRYVLLLMSIFSIYCGLIYNEFFSVPFHIFGDSAYKCRDATCRYQFVPQIIFLNSLFGYLSILIVVKWCTGSQADLYHVMIYMFLSPFEALGENRLFWGQSVLQVILLLLALVAVPWMLFPKPFILKRLHMERFQGRTYGILGTSEMMSIDDEPDSARECAEEFNFSEVFVHQMIHSIEFVLGAVSNTASYLRLWALSLAHSELSTVFYEKVLLLAWGYDNIIIRLVGLAVFAFATAFILLMMETLSAFLHALRLHWVEFQNKFYHGDGYKFNPFSFALLADDDD from the exons CTAAATGCCGAAAAGAGTCCTTTTCAGAGAACATTTGTAAACCAG GTAAAAAGATGCGTGGAGATGTCAAGAAAACTGCGATATTTCAAAGATCAGATACACAAAGCCGGTCTATTGCTGCCTCCTCTTCCTGCTTCCCAACCTGATATCGAATTAGAAGAAATAGAG ATACAACTTGCAGAGCATGAACATGAGTTGATTGAAATGAATGCCAATAGTGAGAAATTGCGGCAGTCATATAATGAGCTGCTAGAGTTTAAGATGGTATTGCAGAAG GCTAGTGGCTTCCTTGTTTCAAGCAGTAGTCATACAACTGATCGGGAAATAGAATTGGATGAAAATgtatactcgaatgataaccaTGCAGATACAGTATCATTACTTGAGCAG GAGATGCGTTCAGAACTGTCAAATCAGTCTGGAGTGAGATTTATTAGTGGCATTATCTGCAAGTCCAAGGTTCTTCAATTTGAAAGAATGCTATTTCGTGCTACAAGGGGTAATATGCTTTTCAATCAGGCAGTTGCTGATGAAGAAATACTGGATCCTTCGTCAAACGAAATG GTTGAGAAGATAGTCTTTGTAGTATTCTTTTCAGGTGAGCAGGCGAGAACAAAAATACTGAAAATTTGTGAGGCATTTGGTGCAAATTGCTATCCTGTTCCTGAAGACACGACAAAGAGGAGGCAGATTACTCAAGAA GTTTTGTCTCGGCTATCTGAATTAGAGACCACCCTGCATGCTGGACTGCACCATAGAGATAAGGCTTTGACCTCCATCGGATACCACCTTGCAAAATGGATAAACATG GTTAAAACACAAAAGGCTGTGTATGACACATTAAATATGCTGAATTTTGATGTTACAAAGAAGTGTCTAGTGGGTGAGGGCTGGTGTCCAATTTTTGCAAAGACCAAG ATACAAGAGGCTTTGCAACGTGCAACATTTGATAGCAGTTCACAAGTGGGCATTATATTTCATGTGATGGATGCCGTGGAGTCACCTCCAACATACTTTAGGACAAACCGTTTCACAAATGCATTTCAAGAAATTGTTGACGCGTATGG TGTTGCCAAATACGAGGAGGCAAATCCAGCTGTTTATACCATTGTCacatttcctttcctttttgctGTGATGTTTGGGGACTGGGGTCATGGGATCTGCTTGCTCTTGGGAGCATTAGTTCTTATCGCAAGGGAAAGCAAACTTAGCTCTCAG AAACTAGGCAGCTTCATGGAGATGCTCTTTGGTGGTCGCTATGTACTCCTGTTGATGTCAATATTTTCAATTTACTGTGGCTTGATATATAATGAATTCTTCTCAGTTCCCTTTCACATATTTGGTGACTCAGCGTACAAATGCCGAGATGCTACATGCAG GTATCAGTTCGTTCCACAAATTATCTTTCTCAACAGCCTCTTTGGATACCTTTCTATTCTCATTGTTGTCAAATGGTGCACTGGTTCTCAGGCAGATCTATATCATGTTATGATTTATATGTTCTTAAGTCCTTTTGAAGCTCTTGGTGAGAATAGGTTGTTCTGGGGCCAGAGTGTGCTTCAG GTAATATTGCTGCTTTTGGCACTCGTTGCTGTTCCATGGATGCTCTTCCCAAAACCATTTATTTTGAAGAGACTTCACATGGAG AGATTTCAAGGTCGGACATATGGAATACTTGGAACCTCTGAGATGATGAGTATTGATGATGAACCAGACTCTGCCAGGGAGTGCGCTGAAGAGTTTAACTTTAGTGAGGTTTTTGTGCACCAAATGATACACTCTATTGAATTTGTCCTTGGTGCTGTTTCTAACACTGCATCATACCTTCGGCTTTGGGCTTTGAG TTTGGCTCACTCTGAATTATCTACTGTGTTCTATGAGAAGGTTCTCCTCCTTGCTTGGGG ATATGATAACATCATCATACGATTAGTGGGGCTGGCAGTGTTTGCCTTTGCGACAGCTTTTATACTACTCATGATGGAGACTCTTAGTGCATTCCTTCATGCATTGCGTCTTCATTGGGTGGAATTCCAAAACAAGTTTTATCATGGAGATGGTTATAAGTTCAACCCATTCTCCTTTGCCTTATTAGCAGATGATGACGATTAG
- the LOC132052804 gene encoding V-type proton ATPase subunit a1-like isoform X1, with the protein MEYIDNMPSMDLMRSEKMTFVQLIIPAESAHRAVTYLGQLGLLQFRDLNAEKSPFQRTFVNQVKRCVEMSRKLRYFKDQIHKAGLLLPPLPASQPDIELEEIEIQLAEHEHELIEMNANSEKLRQSYNELLEFKMVLQKASGFLVSSSSHTTDREIELDENVYSNDNHADTVSLLEQEMRSELSNQSGVRFISGIICKSKVLQFERMLFRATRGNMLFNQAVADEEILDPSSNEMVEKIVFVVFFSGEQARTKILKICEAFGANCYPVPEDTTKRRQITQEVLSRLSELETTLHAGLHHRDKALTSIGYHLAKWINMVKTQKAVYDTLNMLNFDVTKKCLVGEGWCPIFAKTKIQEALQRATFDSSSQVGIIFHVMDAVESPPTYFRTNRFTNAFQEIVDAYGVAKYEEANPAVYTIVTFPFLFAVMFGDWGHGICLLLGALVLIARESKLSSQKLGSFMEMLFGGRYVLLLMSIFSIYCGLIYNEFFSVPFHIFGDSAYKCRDATCSNAQTVGLIKYKDPYPFGVDPSWRGSRSELPFLNSLKMKMSILLGVAQMNLGIIISYFNARFFSSSLDIKYQFVPQIIFLNSLFGYLSILIVVKWCTGSQADLYHVMIYMFLSPFEALGENRLFWGQSVLQVILLLLALVAVPWMLFPKPFILKRLHMERFQGRTYGILGTSEMMSIDDEPDSARECAEEFNFSEVFVHQMIHSIEFVLGAVSNTASYLRLWALSLAHSELSTVFYEKVLLLAWGYDNIIIRLVGLAVFAFATAFILLMMETLSAFLHALRLHWVEFQNKFYHGDGYKFNPFSFALLADDDD; encoded by the exons CTAAATGCCGAAAAGAGTCCTTTTCAGAGAACATTTGTAAACCAG GTAAAAAGATGCGTGGAGATGTCAAGAAAACTGCGATATTTCAAAGATCAGATACACAAAGCCGGTCTATTGCTGCCTCCTCTTCCTGCTTCCCAACCTGATATCGAATTAGAAGAAATAGAG ATACAACTTGCAGAGCATGAACATGAGTTGATTGAAATGAATGCCAATAGTGAGAAATTGCGGCAGTCATATAATGAGCTGCTAGAGTTTAAGATGGTATTGCAGAAG GCTAGTGGCTTCCTTGTTTCAAGCAGTAGTCATACAACTGATCGGGAAATAGAATTGGATGAAAATgtatactcgaatgataaccaTGCAGATACAGTATCATTACTTGAGCAG GAGATGCGTTCAGAACTGTCAAATCAGTCTGGAGTGAGATTTATTAGTGGCATTATCTGCAAGTCCAAGGTTCTTCAATTTGAAAGAATGCTATTTCGTGCTACAAGGGGTAATATGCTTTTCAATCAGGCAGTTGCTGATGAAGAAATACTGGATCCTTCGTCAAACGAAATG GTTGAGAAGATAGTCTTTGTAGTATTCTTTTCAGGTGAGCAGGCGAGAACAAAAATACTGAAAATTTGTGAGGCATTTGGTGCAAATTGCTATCCTGTTCCTGAAGACACGACAAAGAGGAGGCAGATTACTCAAGAA GTTTTGTCTCGGCTATCTGAATTAGAGACCACCCTGCATGCTGGACTGCACCATAGAGATAAGGCTTTGACCTCCATCGGATACCACCTTGCAAAATGGATAAACATG GTTAAAACACAAAAGGCTGTGTATGACACATTAAATATGCTGAATTTTGATGTTACAAAGAAGTGTCTAGTGGGTGAGGGCTGGTGTCCAATTTTTGCAAAGACCAAG ATACAAGAGGCTTTGCAACGTGCAACATTTGATAGCAGTTCACAAGTGGGCATTATATTTCATGTGATGGATGCCGTGGAGTCACCTCCAACATACTTTAGGACAAACCGTTTCACAAATGCATTTCAAGAAATTGTTGACGCGTATGG TGTTGCCAAATACGAGGAGGCAAATCCAGCTGTTTATACCATTGTCacatttcctttcctttttgctGTGATGTTTGGGGACTGGGGTCATGGGATCTGCTTGCTCTTGGGAGCATTAGTTCTTATCGCAAGGGAAAGCAAACTTAGCTCTCAG AAACTAGGCAGCTTCATGGAGATGCTCTTTGGTGGTCGCTATGTACTCCTGTTGATGTCAATATTTTCAATTTACTGTGGCTTGATATATAATGAATTCTTCTCAGTTCCCTTTCACATATTTGGTGACTCAGCGTACAAATGCCGAGATGCTACATGCAG TAATGCACAAACAGTTGGTTTAATAAAATACAAGGATCCATATCCATTTGGCGTGGACCCAAGCTGGAGAGGCAGCCGCTCAGAGCttcctttcttgaattctctgaAGATGAAGATGTCTATTTTGTTGGGTGTGGCCCAGATGAATCTCGGAATTATTATAAGTTATTTCAATGCACGTTTCTTCAGCAGCTCACTTGATATTAA GTATCAGTTCGTTCCACAAATTATCTTTCTCAACAGCCTCTTTGGATACCTTTCTATTCTCATTGTTGTCAAATGGTGCACTGGTTCTCAGGCAGATCTATATCATGTTATGATTTATATGTTCTTAAGTCCTTTTGAAGCTCTTGGTGAGAATAGGTTGTTCTGGGGCCAGAGTGTGCTTCAG GTAATATTGCTGCTTTTGGCACTCGTTGCTGTTCCATGGATGCTCTTCCCAAAACCATTTATTTTGAAGAGACTTCACATGGAG AGATTTCAAGGTCGGACATATGGAATACTTGGAACCTCTGAGATGATGAGTATTGATGATGAACCAGACTCTGCCAGGGAGTGCGCTGAAGAGTTTAACTTTAGTGAGGTTTTTGTGCACCAAATGATACACTCTATTGAATTTGTCCTTGGTGCTGTTTCTAACACTGCATCATACCTTCGGCTTTGGGCTTTGAG TTTGGCTCACTCTGAATTATCTACTGTGTTCTATGAGAAGGTTCTCCTCCTTGCTTGGGG ATATGATAACATCATCATACGATTAGTGGGGCTGGCAGTGTTTGCCTTTGCGACAGCTTTTATACTACTCATGATGGAGACTCTTAGTGCATTCCTTCATGCATTGCGTCTTCATTGGGTGGAATTCCAAAACAAGTTTTATCATGGAGATGGTTATAAGTTCAACCCATTCTCCTTTGCCTTATTAGCAGATGATGACGATTAG